GGGTGTAAACTTGGTAGAGCTCGTCCCACGAGCCTATTTCGCCTTCTGGCAGACTAGCCAGCCATGTGCGAGCGTGCCCCTTGAGCTGCAACTGTAAACACTGCATGGCTGTGTTCTCCATTCCTCCCTTCGGTCGTACCATTGTGAGGTAATCTTCTAACCAAGCTCTCAGCTCCTGGGAGCCGTCAAACTTGATTGCGCTCGACAATACTGAATTTTTTTCGGGCATCTTCGAATTGCGAACGTGACAGCTAAAGCAGGCCGCGTCGCAaggttcatcttcttcctctatgaTGCGGCCAGCACGGACTGACCGCTCGCGATCGATTCTTTGCTATGTAATGATATCACGAGCATCTCCTATTACGGGGGTGTTGCGGCGGCGATGAGGCTGTTCTTCCAGTCCCCGTCGTGGAGGAGTCGTGTGATTGTTTTACCGTGGGGAGCCGCCATCCCTATGCCGTCGGGGCTCCATCTGGTTCGAGTTGGGCCCATGAGGGCATTCCCGATGAGGCCCAAGACGGCCAAGACCTGCTTGTGGATTGCCGCCTTCGGGTCGTCATCCGGTGGCATGGTGGATAGGAGGTATGTGTTTGCAGCGACCACAGCTCCTTGTTGCGTCCGGGGAAGCAACTCTCCCTGGGTATTGACTGTCATAAGTTCGTCATCCAAACTGCGTGTCATGCCGATGCGATCTCGCTCGGGGATATTGTTCAACCGAGATTGATAGCGCGGCGTTCTGTATCTGGGGGTGCTCCGGGAGCAGGCACTGCGACTCTGTGCTTAGAGCTGTCTGCGAGCACTCGAAGCGTCGGCGACTTCTCTCCACCGTTGGAGCTCCGCCTGCTCCTCTCGCAGTCGAGCATGCGTAGTGTCTAGCGCATGGTGGTATGCCATCATCTCGTTGTGCGTGGCGTCTGTTGGTAAAGGGTTGGTGCCGTTAAGAGCGGCCTCGACCTGAGCTTCTTGTTCCGGCATGAGAATGATCGTTGGCCAATCATTGGTCACATCTCTTGCGCGTGCCTCCGCGAAGATGGTTCTGCCGGCGCGGTGTCCATCTCCACTGCTCTCGCCTACTTCCGCTGCGAAGACCTGTGCCAAGGTCATGTGAGGGATCACAGTTGCGTCAGTGGGATTGATTGCTACACTCGAACAGGTACTGACACTATAAGGAGTGGAATCTTCAGCAAACACCGAGTGGTGCGAATCGCACTCGGTGCAAAAAATTTTGGCCAAAATTGGCCCTGTTTCACCCAGCGAACGCATCGGGGGTGAAGAATCAGTTGGTGGTGCCACCAGAGAATCGCAGATCTGTCCTGTCTGTGACAGATCTGTGAAGCTGATGATTCCTTCGCGGCTCACTCGGAGGTCAAAACCTCCGAACGACAGCTCTAGAAGACCGCGAAGGTTGCGGAAGGCTGAGTGTCGGCGGGTGAGCTGAGAAATTCAAGGACCCGAAGCGGATCGGCTCCTCCATGGTTGATGCGTTGTGGATTGAAAACGGCATGGTCAAGAAGATCGTAGATCTGATGCACTtcttccccacggtcggcacCAATGACGAGGGGCTACCTCGGCAATACCCTGATTCAAGGGTTTTCGACTGAGAGAGCGCACGGGGTGCACCAACGATCTCGTCGACTAACAAAGACTAGGGAAGTCGCAagatttacctaggttcggagcCATCGGAAGATAATACCCCTAAgtcctgcttttggtgtattgtattgatcgAAATTACAGAGAAGCTATGAAGCTATGGTGCGCTGATGAATCTGGCGTATGTGTAGAGGTTGGTCCTTCCCGATCCccctcctagccttatatacTGGCGGCTAGATCTCAGACGCGATAATCGGGAAGGTTACAATTGGATCAATTCATTGCGTCATGATAAGATTATGTTTCTTGGCTTGAACCACATTTTAAAAAATTCgacctgcatatacttgatgtGCCTTCGAGTGGGCCTTCTATTGGGCTGCATCGGGTACATGAAGGTTGAGAACTCGAAAGGTGGTTACCTCGTCAGCGCCGCCCTTTAATCCGTCCCTGGCTCGAGGAAACCGGTCAACCGTCGGGCGGGCTGCCACGACACCGCTGCCCGCTGGTTGCAGCCGTTGGAGTTGTTGgaccttcttcctcttcgctTCACGTCGAGCCTCTTCGAAGCTCCAGCTCGTCGTGGAAACTGGGCACACACTGACCTGTGGGCCGAAGACGATACGCGCTCCCCACGTGGTTGTCTCACGAGTTTCTTCACTGGGGTACACATTAATAACGATAAATGTTTTCCCTTAAAACATTTATGTTTCCTAGTAGTAGAAAACTTTTATTTCGAAAAGGTGGATTTCCTGAAACCCGAGAGGCTACCAAAAAGCAGTCCCGCAACAGAAGCCGCGGCGGGGCCGGGGGTTGTGCACTGCAAAGCAAGCCCCAACCGTCTCGAGTCCCTCGTCGTCAGTGACCCGCCTGGACATGGGGGACAGAGTCCCCAAAAAGCAGAGGAACAAACAAAAAGTTAGAAAAAGCAGATAGTACAGGTGAACACGGTGAAAATGAAAGAGCAACCCCCTGAAGTTTCCAGGTATTTTACATTTTACTACTAGTACCGCCTATGGgtaagcagcggcgcgagaaATCAGAAACCCCATCTCGGACCAAGAGGACAAACACAAACACGGCACGCGCGGggcagcacagcacagcactGTGTCCACCGCTGACAATGGTCCACTCCTGCCCATCCGCTGCTCGTGTCACGGTGTTGTGTGACACGTGGGCCGGGGCTCCCGGGAGTCCAGGATGTCAGGGAGTCTTGTTTAGGGTGAAGGAGGTTAAAAACCCCACCGAGCCCCTGGCCAGCCACAACGAGCAAGAGCGCTGCCTCTGCCGCGCCTCGGGGCGAGCACAAAGTCACAAACAGAGAAACCAACAATCTACAGTGGTATTCTTTAGATCCACTCGCCCGGACCTCCCTTCTTCCCCCAAGCCCACTTCGCTTTGCTGCTCGTTGCCGCTGCTTGGCTTGGGTTTTGGGGGATTTGCTGCTGCGTTGTAATGCGGTGAGGAGGAGTTGGGGGAAGCAGAGATGGGGTGCGCGCAGTCGCGGATCGAGAACGAAGAGGCGGTGGCGCGGTGCAAGGAGCGGCGCCAGTGCATGAAgggcgccgtggcggcgcggaACGGCTTCGCGGCGGCGCACTCCGCGTACGCCTTCTCGCTGCGGGACACGGGCGCCGCGCTATCCGAGTTCGCGCACGGGGAGggggtgccgccgccgccgcctccctcgcaggcggcggcggaggcccaGGCTGACAGGCTCTCTGCCGGCGGGGCCGCGCCAGGGGTCGCGGCAccttcggcggcggccggcgacgacataatgccgccgccgcctcccatcGACTCGCTGccaccgcccccgccgccgctgccggagttctcgccgtcgccggcgaagATCCACCGCTCCATGAGCATGCCCATGCCACCTAAACCGGTGACTAAGGGCCCCTCCATGCTCCACAGCGACTCGATTagggaggaaggggagaacgaggtggagatggaggaggaagacgcggAGGAGGATGTGCATCTCGatgaccggcggcggcggctgcgaaATCGCTctcaggcgccgccgcctgtttcgccgccggcgccgcagaCACCGGTGACCCCGCAgccacccccacctcccccgcccccgctTGATCCCAAGTCCGGAGTTGATACGTGGGATTACTTCTTTTCGATGGAAGACGGGATGGCGCCCATCtccgccgaggacgacgaaaTCATCCCCGAGCCGGAAGATGAGAAAGAGTACGTTCCTGCCTCGCCACCGCGCCCGCCGTCTtcacctcctccgcccccgccaGCAGCTGTCTCGCCGCTTGAGGAATTTGAGGAGGAGCCGCGGACGCCTGAGATGGTcacgccgcctccgtcgcTTCCGCCAAAACCTCCTGGTTcttcgaagaagaagaagggcaagggGAAGCATAAGGCTGCGCACCACCAGCACGCCGAGTCCGCGCCTCCGGTCACGGTGGTCGGCTGGGGGAAGGCGGGGAAGGTGGTCCCCGCCGAGGTGCCGCGCGTAGACCTCCTGCGGGTGCTTGCGGAGATCGACGACAGGTTCTTGAAGGCGTCGGAGAGCGCTGGAGAGGTATCCATGGCGCTGGAGGCCAACAGGATGCACTACCACTCCAATTTCGCCGACACAGGCAAAGGTCAGTCGGTGGCTTGATTCCCCTCCATAGTTGCAATTTTGGGTGTTTTAGGCTTAAGTGTGTGGCTTTGTGTTTCTTGTCGTGATTCTGTCATAAATGACTGATCTTTTGGTGATGGCGATGGTGAGGTTGATGCGATGGATTCCATggtagagagagagaagtCCAAAACAGATGCTGGGATTGGGTTGCTACACAAGTCCAATGAGCTGTCCATGTTCAATCACAACCCACTATCCCATTCTCCCAGCCGGTAACATGCCGATGCACGGGATGTTCTTGTAGCAGCTACTACCAAGCTATTGGTAAAACTATTTGAACTGGTAAAGGTGGTTTTCCGTACAATCATTGGTTTACATGACATGATTGTTTATTTTGACAATCAAAATTGTTGCTTATGTGGGTCCAATAAACCCATCGGCTGATATTCTTAACTCCACACGGGAATTACCATGCAAATGCCATTCCAGGATCTAACCTATGCATTTTAAGATGTTCTATGTAtaaatgttactccctccgtcccaaaataagtgacgtgaaatccacatcacttatttccggacggagggagacATCTTTCATCAGGGTTCATTGTTTATGATACCCAAAACTGCAGACAGTAACAAAACAAAGTAGATGGTCAAGTGAACAACGCTAGAAGTCGAGAACAGAGAAGACAGAGAGGGAGGCTGGGGTCTGGAGCTTTTCATTGTCCAATGCTCAAGAACGTCTGTTCCTTGTCCTGTCTTGGTTATTCAGTTCCCGTTCGAGATGAAAATTGTGGAGTCAAATCATGAGAGCATGACATGAACCATACAAGTAGGAATTGTTGAGTTGCTgagtttattttatttcttaacACGCCAATTTTTCTATGAACTCCTAATTTCTTAATTGGGAATGTAAAAAGTGTTACACAAGCAGGTAAGGAGCCAGAATGCAGAATTAAGGACTATTGGTTTGAACTCTGCATTTCTAAAGTATATGTTATCAGGTTATTGTTTCATTCCATAGTAATCTGCATAAGGTACATCTATTAGGTTCCCCATCCCCATGTTTGAAAGGCTCCCCTATTTCCGCCCTTTACTAGGTTCACATGACCCGCTTATATTGCCCTTTCATTAGGGGCAAGACTTCTTGTTTCCCCTTCACATCTGACATAAACAAATACACTGGAGATTATAATATCATTGTTACTCACTAAAGGAGTTTATTCCACATTTCACTCCTTGTTTGCGACCTTGTGACAGATTTACCCCATTTTAACAAATCCTACAACATTTAAAAACTGTGTCAGTCCATCATGTTgggaaaaataataataaaatggGGTAAAAGTTGTCACAAGTTCACAAATAGGGGGTTGAGAGTTAGAAATGGAATAACTCGATTGATTGTTTTAGTGTAAGAGGATGCCTGAGTGTATTATCCTGTAGTCCCTGTGCCAAAACTTTATGTAAACAAACATGAAATTCTGTAAATAAATAGAGATTGTAGATACACAGTGAATGCTGATCTGTTGGTACGTAAAAAGATCATATTGCCCCAACACGTCGATCCGTCATCATTAGGCTTGCCTTTGCTTTGGTGCTCAACAGAGCTCCACCCCAGCATGCGCTGTTCCCTTGTTGCCATACTTGTCTGCTGCATGCCTGCATCTGTGGCCTTGCTGTTATACATGactataatactccctctgtacAGAAAAGGATGTCGCAACTTCCCCACCTTCTAGTTCAAAcgaaaatttgcaaaaatgtccctcgaatttgaaattttgaattcatATCTCAAATTCAAACTGAAATCTTGACTGTCCGTCGCCGTCCCTCTGGCCTCGCGCGGCTGGAGCTCCTGCTGGCCTCCCGCTGCCCACGCCCGGCCGGCCTCCCGCTGCCCTCGCACGACGGGATTACCCGCCGGCCTCCCGCTGCCCTCGCGTCGCCCGAGCTCGCGCCGTCCACCCGCTGCCCTCGCGCGACCATCCGCTCCCGCCGGCCTCCCGCTGCTCTCGTGATCTGGAATCGTGGCGGTCGCCCCGTTGTGATCTGGGATCGTGGCGGTCGCCTCCCTCTGCTCCGTTGTGCCTCTGATCCTCCACAACGCCTCGCCGCTCGCCTGCTCTCTGCCTGCGAGCGCCTTGCTGCTCCACAgcgcctcgccggcggcctggcTGCCTGCGCGCGCGGCGTGCTGCTCCGTGTGCTGAGCAGCTggccctcctcttctccgcTTCACGCTGCTGACCTCCTCTGCACCTGTGCGCTGCTGCTTCTCCTCGACCTGGTGCGCCGGAACCTACGGAACCTGCTGCTCTTACTCCTGAACCTGTTGAACATGCTGAAGAACAGAGCAGTGCAAATTCAGTTGTACAAGAAGGTCAGAATTTAGGGGAAGAAATTAACAATCCAGAACAAATTGAAAATCCAGATAATAGGAGTATATGGCTGTTTATAATATTGActgaattttattttggacCAGGTGTCTGTTTACAATGTTCAGATCAATGTTAACAATCAACATAGCAGCAAACTGAATTTAATTTGATTTACTTAACTGCCACTGAATGATATTACTCCTGTTCCTGTTCCTCTTCCAGATTCTGCTTCAATTTTGAGTAGTCTGCTAACTGAATTTATTTTGACTAGTCTGCTAACTGAATTTTGAGTACAGTAGCTTCTTCCAAAAAGGACCTGAACATTACTGTCAATCAAGATCAATACTCATCTCCAGTTCAGAAAATTTCTTACTCCTGAAATAGCTTGTTCTGAAATATCTCCAGCATTGCGGGAATAGCTTGTTCTGAAAAATCTTATCCCTCTTCTCtatctttttcctttctttatgTCAGATAAGAATCTATGTTCATGCAAAGGAAATATGTCTACCGTAAAAATGGGCTGCACACAGAAGAAATGTTCTCGGTAATTTAGCTTCTTCCTGTACATTGAATCTAATTATGAAACTGATTTACTCCATACTAACAGTACACATTTGCTAATGGTAACCACACAAAGTGCTAATGGTAACCACACAAAGTGCAAAGCATTATACTCCTACAACACCAGAAATGAGTTATATTTCTAAATCAGAAATGTATCATCGATGGCAGATAATGCTGCAATTGGATGTTGACAAAATACTCTGGACCTATAATACCAGCTACTAGTGTCACATATTTTTGGGCATTCCTGTAATGGACATCACTCAAATGAAATTGAAATGCAAATGAGAGGTGAAGAAACCATATACTGTCAGCACATTATTCCCTGGCCATAGGAAAAGCAAGGATGCAGCAGCAGAAACCACATCCACACAATGATTCAGTTTCTGTAATGTTTCCACTGGTGTCAACACATTATTCCCATCAATGATTCAGTTTTCAAAAGGCAGAATTCTTTCGGTTAAGACGTGCAGCAGAAATTATGTCAAATCCACATCCACACAAAAACAGGGATAATCAATCAGCAGAAACTAGCCATAGAAAGGCTTGTAAAAGATGCAATTCCACATCCACACAAAAACAAGGATAATCAATCAGCAGATTCAGTTTTCAAAGGCTTGTAAACATTAGGTTAATGCAGATTCAGAACACAAAAACCAATCAAACAACCAGCTATTTTAGACAGAGTAGTAACAAGCTGTCAGAACATTATTCCTTGGACTAATCTGTCATGTTAAATCCCTAATCGTAAACATGTATACTCCTGGAGTAGAAAAGGCTCATTGCTGCAATTTGGAGTTGCACATTGTTCAGACAGAACACTAGCTAGTTTCAGAGTTCCGTATGAGGCAGATAGGCTTACCATTGGACGCAGGAAGAAGGCTGGGGCAGCTCCACCCGATGGAACTCTGAAGAAGAACACCCGGTGGACCTGGAACCGCGCCGCTCCCGACCGGCGAGCCCTCTGTACTCTGCAACTGCGCCACGCCGAGCCTTCGAATCGGGTGCTGCGGTGGCAGCCCTGCAGTAAGGCCGAGCTTCTGCGCATGGCTTCGTatctgcgccgccgcccgccatggAGGACAAGGGCGGAAGATTTAAATCTTCCACCTCTCGTTGCACTGCAGCACAAAGGTAGAGATTTCGATGGAAATCGCAGGGGAGCAGCACGGGTGAGCAGCGCGGGGGATCAAGGGCGGCACAGGCGTGGGGGAGAAGGGCGGTGCAGGCGGTGGCCGTCCGAATCGCGGGAGGAGAAAGGTGGCAGATTTCAATGGACATCGCgggggagaagggcggcgcAGGCGTGGGGGAGAAGTGCAGCGCAAGCGTGGTGGCCGTCCGAATCGCGGGAGGAGGCATGGGGGAGAagtgcggcgccggcgagcgagGCCGGCGCGGAGTGGCAGTGGGACGGGCGAGACAGGAGAAGAAGCTGGAGTATTCTGTTTGTCGGGAATTTGTGAAGGGGCTTTTCAGAAAAACGGCCGCGCGACATCCTTTcctggacagagggagtagtataattGCTGTTCTCACGCCTAAATTAGGCCCCATTAGACTGTGAGTCGGACTCAACTCaacagagagaaagaagatTGGCTTGGTTGCCTGCTGCAGCTTCCTATGGTGGTGAGTGCTGACGATTGGGGAAAAGCGGGAGTGTATGGAGGAGACAACGGGTTCCATGTAAAATAATACTCCTTCCTTCCCAATTTATAGGTGGTATTCAGATTCCGAGAAAGTTTAAATCACACACAAACCTATAGATTTGTTAATTATTGCTGCGGCTGAAACGGATCAGATAGATTTTGGTGCAAGTAATCTCACAGCCTCATGCCTCATGGTCGAGGCTCTATGCAGCCCAGTGCATGCGCACCTAACCCGGCCATGCAAAGCCCACTATAAATACAATCGGCAGGAGAAGTTAATGGATGTGTGGAAACCGAATCATTAATTAGGTGGGGTGTCATTACTTTCTAATACGACATCTactacaggaaaaaaaaatctgaagtGACCTGTAAAattggaaggagggagtatgtgaGGGAGATGGGGAGCTGCTCGGCTTAGAATTCTAGAACTCATTTCATTGGTTGGAGAGTTTATTTCTGTACGCTTCGGGGAGAGATATTGCCTTCACCACTATAATAACCAACCTTCCAATATTTGAAATGCAAGTTTGACCCATATGAAGATAACAAAAAACAGAGAAATTTGATATTCCGGAATATGctgattattttttcttcaaaagtgcGACTGAAAAGAGAGTGCTTGATCACTTCAATTGAATACACAGAACTTTGCCAATTGTGATTAATAGTAACAATGTTAACCTTGTCCGTTCTTGGTACATCATGTTCTCTTGTGTTAGTTGGGCAGTTGGAAGTTATTTTAAATTCTAATGCAACAATTTTTTCTGCAATACCTTGTTTGCATATATTTAAGAAGATGTGTAAAATAGCTATTTTTAACATCCTTTTTAACTGTGTTTACCATCTTTGACAGGGCATATCGATCATTCAGCTAGAGTTATGAAAATAATAACATGGAATAGATCCTTCAAAGGCATGCAAAATGGTGATGATGCAAAGGATGACTTTGAAAATGATGAATTGGAGACTCTGGCAACTGTCATAGATAAAATTTTAGCCTGGGAGAAAAAGCTGTATGATGAAGTGAAGGTGCGTCTCGTTCCTCTAGTCCATAATGGtgttttttgcaattttgctCATTAAGAACTTCAATATTCTGAACCAGTTTTGATTAAGTTTATGATGACTCTACCAAAACAAAACGTTTTGATTAGGACGCCCTTACGCCAGGCTTCGTTACATTACATCTTTTCTCTCATCCTTTATACTCTGTTGTGATCGCACCGTCTGTGCCGCTGCTCTGCCATTCTGACCCTCCCCCGCTGCCCCCAATGTTGTGTCTTGCCCCATGCTCTGTCCTATTGAAATCCGGATGTCCCCTTGTTTCTGTCACATGGAAG
The Brachypodium distachyon strain Bd21 chromosome 2, Brachypodium_distachyon_v3.0, whole genome shotgun sequence genome window above contains:
- the LOC100825816 gene encoding nitrate regulatory gene2 protein — its product is MGCAQSRIENEEAVARCKERRQCMKGAVAARNGFAAAHSAYAFSLRDTGAALSEFAHGEGVPPPPPPSQAAAEAQADRLSAGGAAPGVAAPSAAAGDDIMPPPPPIDSLPPPPPPLPEFSPSPAKIHRSMSMPMPPKPVTKGPSMLHSDSIREEGENEVEMEEEDAEEDVHLDDRRRRLRNRSQAPPPVSPPAPQTPVTPQPPPPPPPPLDPKSGVDTWDYFFSMEDGMAPISAEDDEIIPEPEDEKEYVPASPPRPPSSPPPPPPAAVSPLEEFEEEPRTPEMVTPPPSLPPKPPGSSKKKKGKGKHKAAHHQHAESAPPVTVVGWGKAGKVVPAEVPRVDLLRVLAEIDDRFLKASESAGEVSMALEANRMHYHSNFADTGKGHIDHSARVMKIITWNRSFKGMQNGDDAKDDFENDELETLATVIDKILAWEKKLYDEVKAGEIMKLEYQRKVALLNRQKKNNAAIEVLEKTKAAVTHLHTRYIVDMQSMDSTVSEIQYLRDNQLYPKLLDLADRMAKMWKDMHMHHGDQLKTVLDLKSVDISDSNIETSRHHHSHTRQLRDIVEKWNTNFSDLMSYQKEYVNALYSWLKLNLIPIESSLREKVASPPRMQQPPIKALLQAWNEHLAKLPDDLARHAIVSFRAVLDTILSVQDEELKQKENCEQIHKEYARKVRAFEDWYHKHAQRKSFDVDPESGEGTGQKDVISERRFAVESLKSRLDDEIEVHNKLSKQVREKSLSILKAHLPELFRALTDFSHACFEMHSKLKIDVTHAGSG